The Pantoea vagans genome includes a window with the following:
- the gsiC gene encoding glutathione ABC transporter permease GsiC yields MLNYFLKRLLGLIPTLLIVAVLVFLFVHLLPGDPARLIAGPEADASVVALVRQELGLDQPLIQQFWHFILNAVQGDFGQSMVSKRPVSSEIAARFFPTLWLTLTSMVWAVIFGMTIGIVSAVWRNRWPDRLGMTLAVSGISFPAFALGMLLMQVFSVELGWLPTVGADSWKHYILPSITLGAAVAAVMARFTRASFVEVMQEDYMRTARAKGVRESLVVVKHGLRNAMIPVVTMMGLQFGFLLGGSIVVEVVFNWPGLGRLLVDSVEMRDYPVIQAEVLLFSLEFILINLIVDMLYAAINPAIRYR; encoded by the coding sequence ATGCTCAACTATTTTCTCAAACGATTACTGGGGCTTATCCCCACGCTGCTGATTGTCGCGGTGCTGGTCTTTCTGTTTGTCCACCTGCTGCCGGGCGATCCGGCGCGCCTGATTGCGGGCCCGGAAGCGGATGCTTCGGTGGTGGCACTGGTGCGTCAGGAACTGGGGCTCGATCAGCCGCTGATCCAGCAGTTCTGGCACTTTATTCTCAATGCGGTGCAGGGGGATTTCGGCCAGTCGATGGTATCGAAACGCCCGGTCTCTTCAGAGATTGCCGCACGCTTTTTCCCTACGCTGTGGCTGACGCTCACCAGTATGGTGTGGGCGGTGATTTTTGGCATGACCATTGGCATTGTCTCGGCGGTGTGGCGCAATCGCTGGCCCGATCGCCTTGGCATGACGCTGGCCGTTTCCGGTATCTCCTTCCCGGCCTTTGCACTTGGCATGCTGCTGATGCAGGTGTTCTCAGTTGAACTCGGCTGGTTGCCGACCGTGGGCGCAGATAGCTGGAAACACTACATTCTGCCCTCTATTACCTTAGGTGCCGCGGTGGCTGCGGTGATGGCACGCTTTACGCGCGCCTCCTTTGTTGAGGTGATGCAGGAAGACTATATGCGCACCGCCCGCGCGAAAGGGGTGCGTGAATCTTTGGTGGTGGTCAAACACGGTCTGCGCAACGCGATGATCCCGGTTGTGACCATGATGGGGTTGCAGTTTGGTTTCCTGCTCGGTGGCTCGATTGTGGTGGAAGTGGTGTTCAACTGGCCTGGTTTGGGCCGGTTGCTGGTCGATTCCGTAGAGATGCGCGATTACCCGGTGATTCAGGCCGAGGTACTGCTGTTCTCACTGGAATTTATTCTGATCAATCTGATTGTCGATATGTTGTACGCGGCAATCAACCCGGCCATTCGTTACAGGTAA